From Domibacillus sp. DTU_2020_1001157_1_SI_ALB_TIR_016, a single genomic window includes:
- a CDS encoding ABC transporter permease — translation MKKYVPALLIVLLLFGLWELAARLVNLPFIFPSPSGVAVRFWELRETLFLEHLPSTLSIILIGLAISIVLGVALAVWMAASETAERAFYPIVISSQMIPTIALAPIFILFFGYGIWSKVVVTVLITFFPITVNTFDGLKSSSKELRELMLTMGGTKKDIFFKVQVPSAKPHFYSGLKVAVTLSVIGAAIGEWLGAQAGLGYFSRRMMTQFDGAAVFAPVVLLSIVGIVLFVLVKLLEKRSMKWRKNE, via the coding sequence ATGAAGAAATATGTACCTGCCCTGCTGATTGTGCTTCTCTTATTCGGCTTATGGGAGCTGGCCGCACGCCTGGTGAATCTTCCGTTTATTTTTCCGTCTCCGTCCGGTGTAGCGGTTCGTTTTTGGGAGCTTCGGGAAACACTTTTTCTAGAGCATCTGCCGTCTACACTGTCGATCATTTTAATCGGACTTGCCATCTCGATTGTGCTTGGCGTGGCGCTGGCGGTCTGGATGGCAGCAAGTGAAACGGCAGAACGGGCTTTTTATCCGATTGTGATTTCATCGCAAATGATTCCAACCATTGCACTGGCACCTATTTTTATCTTGTTTTTCGGCTATGGGATCTGGAGCAAGGTCGTGGTAACAGTGCTCATTACCTTTTTTCCGATCACGGTCAATACATTTGACGGTTTAAAATCCAGCAGTAAAGAGCTGCGTGAATTGATGCTCACCATGGGTGGAACAAAAAAGGATATTTTCTTTAAAGTGCAGGTGCCTTCTGCAAAGCCGCACTTTTATTCAGGGTTAAAGGTTGCGGTTACACTAAGCGTGATTGGTGCGGCGATTGGTGAATGGCTCGGAGCACAGGCCGGGCTTGGCTACTTCAGCCGCCGCATGATGACCCAGTTTGATGGAGCGGCTGTTTTTGCGCCTGTTGTGCTGCTCTCGATTGTAGGCATTGTGTTGTTTGTATTAGTTAAACTGCTTGAAAAGCGGTCAATGAAATGGAGGAAAAACGAATGA
- a CDS encoding alpha/beta hydrolase, whose amino-acid sequence MDTYGWKKHLIRVNGIDLYTEMAGPENGELVLLLHGFPECSYGWKKQADALVEQGYRVVVPNMRGYSKSSKPEPIDAYTLDVIAKDIINLIQFFGCEKALVVGHDWGGIVGWFLASVYPDFVQKLVILNVPHPAVFVKTAPFYPLQWLKSAYIFFFQLPFLPEWLLKRNEYSLLEKLMKATAHPGTFDEKDMRVYKEAWAEKGSVTAMLNWYRAMRHQDFFDISAPGPAVPVRMLWGRKDATLSLILAKKSVEQCGNGQLVLIDEATHWLHHEYPEIVSAWISRFLKEEASGS is encoded by the coding sequence GTGGATACATATGGATGGAAGAAGCATCTTATTAGGGTAAATGGAATCGATCTTTACACCGAAATGGCCGGGCCGGAGAATGGAGAGCTTGTTTTATTGCTGCACGGATTCCCGGAATGCTCCTATGGCTGGAAGAAGCAGGCTGATGCTTTGGTGGAGCAAGGCTATCGGGTGGTCGTGCCCAATATGCGGGGCTACTCAAAAAGCAGCAAGCCTGAGCCGATCGATGCGTATACACTCGATGTGATTGCGAAAGACATAATAAACCTTATTCAATTTTTCGGCTGTGAAAAAGCTCTTGTGGTGGGTCATGACTGGGGAGGCATTGTCGGCTGGTTTTTAGCTTCTGTTTATCCCGATTTTGTACAAAAGCTGGTCATTTTGAATGTGCCGCATCCAGCTGTTTTTGTCAAAACCGCTCCATTTTATCCCCTTCAATGGCTCAAAAGCGCTTATATTTTCTTTTTTCAGCTTCCGTTTCTGCCGGAATGGCTGCTCAAGCGAAATGAGTACAGCCTGCTCGAAAAGCTGATGAAAGCAACCGCCCATCCAGGAACCTTTGATGAGAAGGATATGCGGGTGTACAAAGAAGCATGGGCGGAAAAAGGGTCCGTTACAGCGATGCTTAATTGGTATAGAGCGATGCGGCATCAAGATTTTTTCGATATTTCAGCTCCCGGACCGGCTGTGCCTGTACGGATGCTATGGGGCCGAAAAGACGCGACGTTGTCTCTTATACTGGCCAAGAAAAGTGTCGAGCAATGTGGGAACGGGCAGCTTGTGTTAATAGATGAGGCAACTCATTGGCTTCATCATGAATATCCTGAAATTGTAAGTGCATGGATCAGCCGGTTTTTAAAAGAAGAAGCATCCGGATCATAA
- a CDS encoding multidrug efflux SMR transporter translates to MSWVLLISAGLLEVVGVAGMTMVSERKTVRSFLVMFGGFGLSFLLLTIAMSSLPMGTAYSVWTGIGTVGSALVGMIVYKEPRDSRRILFIAMIISSVIGLKLVS, encoded by the coding sequence ATGAGCTGGGTATTATTAATTTCAGCCGGTTTGTTGGAGGTAGTCGGTGTTGCCGGAATGACGATGGTCAGCGAGCGAAAAACAGTCCGTTCTTTTCTCGTTATGTTCGGCGGCTTTGGCTTAAGCTTTCTTCTTCTTACCATTGCGATGAGCTCTCTTCCAATGGGAACGGCATACAGCGTCTGGACAGGCATTGGAACTGTCGGCAGCGCGCTGGTCGGCATGATTGTTTATAAAGAGCCCCGGGATTCTCGACGGATTCTTTTTATTGCCATGATTATTAGTTCAGTCATTGGCTTAAAGCTCGTTTCATAA
- a CDS encoding ABC transporter ATP-binding protein produces the protein MRKPVLQFQDVSFSYGGKKSILDQLNMTVYDREFVTIIGASGSGKSTLFRLITGLEQEETGAVWLNGEQFKSRHGRTGYMPQQDLLMPWRTVLENASVPLELAGISKREAAKRIIPLLDEFGLEGSADKYPSELSGGMRQRVSFLRSVLTGSNILLLDEPFSALDAITRLSMQEWLLDQWEQREKTILFITHDVNEALFLSDRIFIFRDTPVRALEEVAVPLGRPRSQRDLNDPAVIKLKNDLIDQLRNGVKKL, from the coding sequence ATGCGTAAGCCGGTTCTCCAGTTTCAGGATGTGTCGTTTTCGTACGGCGGCAAAAAATCAATCCTTGATCAGTTGAATATGACGGTGTACGACCGTGAATTTGTGACGATTATTGGAGCGAGCGGCTCCGGCAAAAGCACTCTGTTTCGGCTTATTACCGGGCTGGAACAGGAGGAGACGGGTGCTGTTTGGTTAAATGGAGAGCAGTTCAAAAGCCGGCATGGCCGTACCGGCTACATGCCGCAGCAGGACTTGTTAATGCCGTGGCGGACAGTGCTTGAAAATGCGTCGGTTCCGCTTGAGCTGGCCGGCATATCCAAAAGAGAAGCAGCCAAACGCATTATACCGCTGCTGGATGAGTTTGGCCTTGAAGGATCAGCAGACAAATATCCGTCTGAACTGTCCGGCGGTATGCGCCAGCGTGTATCCTTTTTACGCTCTGTTTTGACCGGTTCCAATATTCTGCTTCTTGATGAGCCGTTCAGTGCATTGGATGCCATTACACGCCTGTCCATGCAGGAGTGGCTCCTGGATCAATGGGAACAGAGGGAGAAAACCATCCTCTTTATTACCCATGACGTGAATGAAGCGCTGTTTTTATCGGACCGGATTTTTATTTTCCGGGATACACCGGTCCGTGCCCTTGAGGAAGTAGCGGTTCCGCTTGGCCGCCCAAGATCGCAGCGGGATTTAAATGATCCGGCTGTAATAAAGCTGAAAAATGACTTGATTGACCAGCTGCGGAACGGGGTGAAAAAGCTGTGA
- a CDS encoding DUF2252 domain-containing protein, which translates to MIENWMAEVQKTRRTLRCNMLETVLNEFDSRITGLSHDKRKQKYRQMAENPFRFFRGNAYLFYYDVTKIPFSFHTPEDKPTWIQGDMHLENFGAFQNSEGDLVYDVNDFDEGYMGSYVYDLLRMTVSIALYCEQYGFTDSEERMRTFLQAYYKQLKKFVKGKESPVTLFFTEENTKGPIRKVLKKLEKRDLARLLDRWTVKEAGRRMFALSEELQPVTQKEQQKIEAAWCQYVESLDEEDRKKSEFYEIKHIVRKSGSGTASIGLDRFYILIEGKEECEQELDDIILEMKEVRAPVPAYFMPYDEEFWLRYGHQGERVVTTQKAMHHHDDPFLGFVTIDNRHFYVRERSPYKKRIKPEDIENNQEFDKVLEVFGGIAAKIHARADRDIEHSLLDYHSEEEILKAIGEEYDAFETQLIFMSMAYKERVKSDYVLFCGWLNTKFI; encoded by the coding sequence ATGATTGAAAATTGGATGGCCGAAGTGCAAAAAACGCGCCGGACACTTCGTTGCAATATGCTGGAAACGGTGCTGAATGAATTTGACTCACGGATCACCGGCCTGAGTCATGATAAACGAAAACAGAAATACCGGCAAATGGCGGAAAATCCGTTTCGTTTTTTCCGGGGCAATGCGTATTTATTTTACTATGACGTAACGAAAATTCCATTTTCTTTCCATACACCGGAAGATAAGCCGACGTGGATTCAAGGTGATATGCATCTGGAGAATTTTGGGGCATTTCAAAACAGTGAAGGGGACCTTGTTTATGACGTGAATGATTTTGATGAAGGTTATATGGGTTCCTATGTGTATGATTTGCTCCGCATGACGGTCAGCATTGCACTTTATTGTGAACAATATGGATTTACTGATTCTGAAGAAAGAATGCGTACGTTTCTTCAAGCTTATTACAAACAGTTGAAAAAGTTTGTAAAAGGCAAAGAGAGTCCGGTGACACTGTTTTTCACAGAGGAAAACACGAAAGGACCGATCCGGAAAGTACTCAAAAAGCTTGAAAAGCGTGACCTTGCCAGACTGCTTGACCGCTGGACCGTTAAAGAAGCGGGCAGGCGGATGTTTGCACTTTCTGAAGAACTCCAGCCTGTTACACAGAAAGAACAGCAAAAAATCGAGGCCGCCTGGTGCCAGTATGTAGAAAGCCTTGATGAAGAAGACAGAAAGAAAAGCGAATTTTATGAAATCAAGCATATTGTTCGTAAAAGCGGGTCCGGAACAGCTTCGATCGGTCTCGACCGCTTTTACATTTTAATAGAAGGAAAAGAAGAATGCGAACAAGAGCTTGATGATATTATTTTAGAAATGAAGGAAGTTCGCGCACCGGTTCCTGCTTACTTTATGCCGTACGATGAAGAATTTTGGCTGAGATATGGCCATCAAGGTGAACGGGTGGTGACGACCCAAAAAGCGATGCATCACCATGACGATCCGTTTCTAGGTTTTGTCACGATTGATAACCGCCACTTTTATGTGCGGGAGCGCTCGCCATACAAAAAACGAATCAAGCCGGAAGATATTGAGAACAACCAGGAATTTGATAAAGTACTTGAAGTATTCGGCGGCATCGCGGCAAAAATTCATGCCCGTGCAGACCGTGACATCGAACATTCATTGCTTGACTACCATAGTGAGGAAGAAATTTTAAAAGCCATTGGGGAGGAATATGACGCATTTGAAACACAGCTTATTTTTATGTCTATGGCATACAAAGAGCGTGTAAAAAGCGATTATGTCCTGTTTTGCGGCTGGCTCAATACGAAGTTTATCTAA
- the tenA gene encoding thiaminase II, producing MKFSDHLREKCLPIWKQNHQHPFVQGMGDGTLHPDRFRFYMVQDYLYLIQYAKVFAIGAVKAEDVATMGRFAALLDGTLNEEMALHRQYAARFGITEEELEAAKPSPVTLAYTHYMLHAAQNGTLADVMAAVLPCAWSYWEIGKELSKRPGAADHELYGEWIRMYASEEFGQLAQWCIDLMDEQADGKSERERARLEDIFLNTTRFEYMFWDMAYNGEMWPGDA from the coding sequence ATGAAATTTAGTGATCATTTGCGGGAAAAATGCCTGCCGATTTGGAAGCAAAACCATCAGCATCCATTTGTGCAGGGAATGGGAGATGGAACGCTTCATCCCGACCGGTTTCGTTTTTACATGGTGCAGGATTATTTGTATTTAATTCAATATGCGAAAGTGTTTGCGATTGGAGCAGTGAAAGCGGAAGATGTGGCGACGATGGGCCGGTTTGCCGCACTTTTAGACGGAACGTTAAATGAAGAAATGGCTCTGCACCGGCAGTATGCTGCGCGTTTTGGCATTACAGAAGAAGAGCTTGAAGCGGCAAAGCCGTCGCCGGTTACACTTGCTTATACGCATTACATGCTGCACGCGGCTCAAAATGGAACGCTGGCGGATGTGATGGCGGCTGTACTTCCGTGTGCCTGGAGCTACTGGGAGATTGGCAAGGAATTAAGTAAACGGCCGGGCGCTGCAGACCATGAGCTGTACGGTGAGTGGATTCGGATGTATGCTTCCGAAGAATTTGGCCAGCTTGCCCAGTGGTGCATTGATTTAATGGATGAGCAGGCGGATGGAAAGTCGGAACGGGAGCGTGCACGGCTTGAGGACATTTTCCTAAACACGACCCGGTTTGAATACATGTTTTGGGACATGGCATACAACGGAGAAATGTGGCCTGGCGATGCGTAA
- a CDS encoding N-acetyltransferase — protein MIKVRKAVLGDVEQIFELVNHYAKEGLMLPRTKDSLILNLQSISVAEEEGEILGLASLAILGHDLAEVRSLAVKDSAKGRGIGKMLVQRIVEETELIGIPKLISLTYQVAFFEKCGFEIISKTEMPQKVWTDCVHCPKFPSCDEIAMAIQTA, from the coding sequence GTGATTAAAGTGCGCAAAGCCGTGCTGGGTGACGTGGAGCAAATATTTGAACTTGTGAATCATTATGCAAAAGAAGGGCTGATGCTGCCACGAACAAAAGACTCGCTCATTCTGAATTTGCAATCGATTTCTGTTGCGGAAGAAGAGGGAGAGATTCTTGGCCTTGCGAGCCTTGCGATACTTGGTCACGATCTCGCTGAGGTTCGTTCGCTTGCGGTGAAAGACAGCGCAAAAGGGCGGGGCATTGGAAAGATGCTCGTCCAGCGCATTGTAGAAGAAACTGAATTAATTGGAATTCCAAAGTTGATTTCCTTAACGTATCAAGTCGCTTTTTTTGAAAAATGCGGATTTGAAATTATTTCAAAAACAGAGATGCCGCAGAAAGTCTGGACGGATTGTGTGCACTGCCCGAAATTTCCGAGCTGCGATGAAATTGCGATGGCAATTCAAACAGCTTAA
- a CDS encoding ABC transporter substrate-binding protein — MKKWIAGALAAVMLAGCGANEEKPKETAEEGGRKEMQDVSIMLDWYPNAVHSFLYVAKEKGYFEDEGINLDIQFPANATDPIGMAASDQVTMAITYQPDVIVARTEQNVGVKSVGAIVREPLNRVVSLAESNIKSPKDLEGKTVGYTGIPLNESIVKTMVEKDGGDPSKVDLVDVGFELNASLISKKADAVVGAYINHEVPLLEFEGYKTANFDLTDYGVPSFYELIAVTSDKTWKENPELIEAFWRAAEKGFEDVKKDPDGALDILMANQEKENFPLEEKVEKESLDILLPLMESEQGFGYQEEETWQKTADWMEQAGLVKGKPAVDELFVNMPE, encoded by the coding sequence ATGAAAAAATGGATAGCGGGTGCTCTTGCTGCGGTTATGCTCGCAGGATGCGGAGCCAATGAAGAAAAACCAAAAGAAACAGCAGAAGAGGGCGGCCGAAAGGAGATGCAGGATGTCAGCATTATGCTGGACTGGTATCCAAATGCCGTACACAGTTTTTTATATGTAGCGAAGGAAAAGGGCTACTTTGAAGATGAAGGCATTAACCTGGACATTCAATTCCCGGCAAATGCGACAGACCCGATTGGAATGGCCGCGTCTGATCAAGTAACAATGGCCATTACGTATCAGCCGGATGTAATTGTAGCGCGTACTGAGCAAAATGTTGGTGTGAAGTCAGTCGGCGCCATTGTACGGGAGCCGTTGAACCGGGTTGTGTCGCTTGCAGAAAGCAATATTAAATCGCCAAAAGACTTGGAAGGCAAAACAGTTGGCTACACAGGAATTCCGCTGAATGAATCGATTGTGAAAACGATGGTGGAGAAAGACGGCGGCGATCCGTCGAAAGTAGACTTAGTGGATGTCGGCTTTGAATTAAACGCATCTCTTATCAGCAAAAAAGCGGATGCAGTGGTAGGGGCTTATATTAACCATGAAGTGCCGCTGTTGGAATTTGAAGGGTACAAAACCGCTAATTTTGATTTGACTGATTACGGTGTGCCGTCTTTTTATGAATTAATTGCTGTGACGAGCGATAAAACATGGAAAGAAAATCCGGAATTGATCGAAGCATTCTGGCGTGCAGCCGAAAAAGGATTTGAAGATGTGAAAAAAGATCCGGACGGCGCATTGGATATTTTAATGGCGAACCAGGAAAAAGAAAACTTCCCCCTTGAAGAAAAAGTGGAAAAAGAAAGCCTGGATATTTTGCTGCCGCTTATGGAATCAGAGCAGGGCTTTGGCTATCAGGAAGAAGAAACGTGGCAAAAAACAGCCGATTGGATGGAGCAGGCAGGATTGGTTAAAGGAAAACCAGCTGTCGATGAACTGTTTGTGAACATGCCTGAATAA
- the argJ gene encoding bifunctional glutamate N-acetyltransferase/amino-acid acetyltransferase ArgJ has protein sequence MTHFPKGFSSCSLNAGIKDDTLDFTIIYSDTRAAAAAMFTKNQFCGAPIVIGKEHVKDGYLQAIAVNSKNANVATGEKGLQDARTMTEAVAAELGIDPSDVLPSSTGVIGVPLPIEKIVSAVPGLKAELRPDGLEQSAKAIMTTDTYPKFRTRKIGEVTLAAMAKGSGMIEPNMATMLSYILTDAKIEADDLKAMLQRAVNVSFNSVSVDGDTSTSDTVAIMANGLAGEVNLAEFEAVLTDLCIELAKEIARDGEGATKLVEVQVTGADSDTVAKKIGKSIINSPLVKTALFGEDPNWGRIMSTIGNSNDAVDTSSVSVSFADVYVFQDGAPTEDKRAELEEYLKTDEVLIKISLGTGTGTATVWGCDLSYDYVKINGEYTT, from the coding sequence TTGACTCATTTTCCAAAAGGCTTTTCATCCTGCTCACTCAATGCAGGGATAAAAGACGACACACTTGATTTCACCATTATTTACTCAGATACACGGGCAGCGGCAGCGGCGATGTTTACGAAAAACCAATTTTGCGGTGCACCGATTGTGATTGGCAAAGAGCATGTGAAAGACGGTTACCTGCAGGCGATTGCCGTTAACAGCAAAAATGCCAACGTGGCGACCGGCGAAAAAGGACTTCAGGATGCCCGGACGATGACGGAAGCGGTTGCGGCCGAGCTTGGAATTGACCCTTCTGATGTGCTTCCTTCTTCTACCGGTGTAATTGGCGTACCGCTGCCAATTGAAAAAATTGTGTCGGCTGTGCCTGGCTTAAAAGCCGAGCTTCGCCCAGACGGCCTTGAGCAATCTGCGAAAGCAATCATGACAACTGATACGTATCCGAAATTTCGGACCCGCAAAATTGGGGAGGTTACGCTTGCTGCAATGGCCAAAGGATCTGGCATGATTGAGCCGAATATGGCGACAATGCTTAGTTATATTTTAACGGATGCAAAAATAGAAGCAGACGATTTAAAAGCGATGCTTCAGCGAGCAGTAAATGTATCGTTCAACAGCGTGTCAGTAGATGGCGATACAAGCACAAGCGATACAGTCGCGATCATGGCAAACGGACTGGCAGGCGAAGTGAATCTGGCCGAGTTTGAAGCAGTACTGACGGATCTCTGCATTGAACTGGCGAAAGAAATCGCCCGGGATGGAGAAGGAGCGACGAAACTTGTGGAAGTGCAGGTTACAGGAGCTGACAGCGATACCGTGGCGAAGAAAATCGGTAAATCCATTATTAACTCGCCGCTTGTAAAAACCGCTCTCTTCGGCGAAGACCCGAACTGGGGCCGGATTATGTCCACGATTGGCAACTCAAATGATGCCGTTGACACTTCTTCTGTTTCCGTTTCTTTTGCCGACGTATATGTGTTCCAAGACGGTGCACCGACAGAAGACAAACGCGCCGAGCTGGAGGAATATTTAAAAACAGATGAAGTACTCATTAAAATATCACTTGGAACTGGAACGGGCACTGCTACCGTATGGGGCTGTGACCTTTCCTATGATTATGTGAAAATTAATGGTGAATACACGACATGA
- a CDS encoding DMT family transporter encodes MNVKWFLVLVAGFFEVGWAAGLKHANSLFEWMLTAAAIVISFLLLLYCSTQLPATTVYAAFVGLGSAGTVLLEMTLFNEPFSWIKIGLIAVLLIGIIGLKTVTVERDVTAS; translated from the coding sequence ATGAATGTAAAATGGTTTCTCGTTCTCGTAGCGGGATTTTTTGAAGTTGGATGGGCAGCAGGATTAAAGCATGCCAATTCGCTGTTTGAATGGATGCTGACCGCAGCAGCGATTGTGATCAGTTTCCTTCTTTTGCTGTATTGCTCAACTCAGCTGCCGGCCACGACGGTTTACGCCGCTTTTGTCGGGCTTGGTTCTGCCGGTACCGTTCTGCTTGAGATGACACTTTTTAATGAGCCCTTCAGCTGGATTAAAATTGGCCTGATTGCCGTGCTCCTCATTGGGATAATTGGATTAAAAACCGTTACGGTTGAAAGAGATGTGACTGCTTCATGA
- a CDS encoding AEC family transporter: MLVFASVFLQIILPMFLLIAAGAVLHRKYTLHMPTLSKLTINFFLPMVCFVNIYETELSGKTAGIVFAYLLLFNGLLIMAALLISKLAGFDRKLSSSYQNSGVLSNSGNYGLPVSGLVFAANPLGLSVQIIISIFQNLLTYTWGFYNSVSASAQGEKVLKKVLKLPVLHALVAAVILKAAGVTVPSFLWSPIQNASNAFLAVALLTLGAQCAYMKITSLSKPLVLAVFTRLFLSPAIGLLVITILNVHGTLGQAMFIASSFPTSRNSALLALEYDNYPEFASQAVIVTTILSSVTVAVVIYLAKIWFPA, encoded by the coding sequence ATGTTGGTTTTCGCTAGTGTGTTCCTTCAAATTATTTTACCGATGTTTTTACTCATCGCTGCGGGAGCTGTTCTGCACCGGAAGTACACGCTGCATATGCCTACTTTATCAAAGCTTACGATTAACTTTTTTCTGCCGATGGTTTGCTTCGTCAATATATATGAAACGGAATTATCGGGCAAAACAGCTGGGATTGTTTTTGCCTATTTGCTGTTGTTCAATGGACTTTTAATTATGGCAGCGCTCCTTATTTCCAAGCTGGCCGGTTTTGACCGGAAGCTGTCCTCAAGCTATCAAAACAGCGGAGTGTTAAGCAATTCCGGCAATTATGGGCTGCCGGTAAGCGGTCTTGTCTTCGCGGCGAACCCGCTCGGTTTGTCGGTTCAGATTATTATCTCGATTTTTCAAAACCTGCTCACCTACACGTGGGGGTTTTACAATTCCGTTTCTGCTTCTGCCCAAGGTGAGAAAGTATTAAAAAAAGTGTTGAAGCTGCCAGTGCTTCATGCTCTTGTGGCAGCGGTTATCTTGAAGGCGGCCGGTGTGACCGTCCCTTCTTTTTTATGGTCGCCCATTCAGAACGCCTCTAACGCATTTTTGGCAGTGGCTCTTCTTACATTAGGCGCCCAGTGTGCGTATATGAAAATTACTTCTCTTTCAAAGCCGCTTGTGCTGGCTGTGTTTACCCGGCTTTTTCTGTCTCCCGCAATCGGGCTGCTCGTGATTACAATCTTGAATGTGCATGGCACGCTGGGACAGGCTATGTTTATTGCCAGCTCGTTTCCGACTTCGCGGAATAGTGCGCTTTTGGCACTTGAGTACGATAATTATCCTGAATTTGCTTCTCAAGCGGTGATCGTTACGACGATACTGAGCAGCGTTACGGTCGCTGTTGTCATTTATTTGGCCAAAATATGGTTCCCTGCGTAA
- a CDS encoding TetR/AcrR family transcriptional regulator, with product MKETIKKAAAALFAEYGYAGTSLAQISEKVGIKKPSLYAHFKSKDHLFECIMEDAFDAETKRVEEAGDLHKLLQSYLFLYEKDALFRFLLTSSFFPPDFLKKRILEKYDEYLHALEEKVKTVLPSDSVHAEDAAVMYTIILDSLFVELCYGTRERSQKRLDTAWRVYEQAFMKGQKKR from the coding sequence ATGAAAGAAACTATTAAAAAAGCGGCTGCGGCTCTTTTTGCCGAGTATGGGTATGCCGGAACATCACTGGCACAGATCAGTGAAAAAGTCGGTATTAAAAAGCCTTCTCTTTACGCTCATTTTAAAAGCAAGGATCACTTGTTTGAATGTATTATGGAAGATGCCTTTGATGCGGAAACAAAACGGGTTGAAGAAGCAGGTGATTTACACAAGCTCCTTCAGTCTTACCTTTTTCTTTATGAGAAAGATGCGCTATTTCGATTTTTGCTGACAAGCTCTTTTTTTCCGCCTGATTTTTTAAAGAAGCGCATTTTAGAAAAGTATGATGAATATCTTCACGCGCTTGAAGAAAAAGTAAAAACGGTGCTGCCGTCTGATTCTGTTCATGCAGAAGACGCAGCCGTCATGTATACGATTATTTTAGACAGCTTATTTGTTGAGCTGTGCTATGGAACGCGGGAACGCTCGCAAAAGCGGCTCGATACAGCTTGGCGTGTGTATGAACAAGCTTTTATGAAAGGACAGAAAAAAAGATGA